From Mastacembelus armatus chromosome 9, fMasArm1.2, whole genome shotgun sequence:
AAGTTATGTAATACCTATGGCTGCATTGTAGTAGAGTAAGATCTCCTTCGGTGAAAGGGCCCTTTCCCAGATGACAAACTCATCAAAAGCGCCTGTGACATAGTGACCATAGGCCCTGTCATTGCCAGTTCCAATGACAAGGTCAGGATAGGGATCACCATAGTTCTCTGACACACTGCCAACTGTGTCACCAGTAGTGAACGTCCCATTGATGTAGACCTTCAAACCATCGTTTTTTGTCCACGTGAAGAGAATGTGAGTCCAATAGGGCCctaaaaacccaaaacaaaaaataagtgtataattttagaaaaatacaaaagcagtGCAAATAGTGAGTGATTAgtaaaaaagaggaagaggaaatgcCCCAAACCTGAGGACAGAAGAAGATCATCCTTTAGTATTTGTAACTTTTTTATTAGGTCACTTTGCCGATATTGACATAAAGGAACATCTACATTTTGTTAATATAGCTAAGTTTTTAAGCAAAAtcataatttatattaaaaaaccAAAGTGTAGCAAAAAAGAATATTACATGGACTGTTATATATTATCTACTGTATGAATATTTTCTTCAGTAGTTAAAATCATTACAATTGCTTCCAAAATCTGggatgttttcttctttttttatcatATTCAATTTGAGCTAAATTCATTCACAAAATCATATGGTGTGTAGTAGCTGATTAATTTTTGTCAGTTGACTAATTTATaaactactttttttattttatgatataTGTACTGTTCTGTTCATAATGGTTTTTAACGAGCAATTGTACAAAGTTTCTCTGAAGATGACAATAAGGGGAGTCCCAGAGCATATTCCCTGCCTGAAAACACTTGTGGCAGAAGAGCAAAACAAGGAGAACACAATTTCATTTGTGGCTAAAATATCAACCATATGTGCCTCAGCCCACCCCATCTAAAACTCAACCATCTGATCTCGTTTTCACTCCTTTATGTATCATTACAAATCCAtaatatttgtatgtttgtgatGCTGCATAGATTTCTGAAACTTGCCAAATCGACTGGATACATCTGGCTTGAATTATCTAAACTAGGAATGCAATGACAAAACTAACAATACAtcacttaaaacaaaaagatatgCCTCCAAGACCTAAATACATTCTTTATGGGAAATACAACTAAAAAACACAGTGTAATACAAAGTACCTGGAACTCTGATGTTGGCCTTCCATCTGTGGTTGTTCCCACGAGTGTAAAACTCCACATATCCGCCAAATGGATTAGTGTAAACAGAGAAGCCATTGGAGATAACTTTACCTCCAGAGGCTACAGCAAATCGGGACTCTGCCTCATGGTTTttccaaaaaaaggaaaatgtaatcCCTACAGAAAGATGGAAATTAAACAGTAACGATTAAGAACgctacagttaaaaaaaacGTGCATCAACTAGGGTGCACTCACCCTCGGGGCCACACAACGTAGGGTCGCTAATGCAAGTGTTCTTGTAGCTTCCAAAGTGAAGAAAGGTGCCACCGTTATCGCCATTCAGAAAGATGCCCTTGTTGACCATTCCTTCAACAATGTCTATGACAATGCACAAATCAttattttgcttgaaaatgGGTAGTACTGTCTTGTAGCCACAAGATCTACATTATGTCAAATATAAAATTTATGGCTTTCTGTTTATCCAGTATATTAGCCAAACCCCCTTCAATAGTCAACTAATCATAAATGGTTTTGCAAATGATGAAAGTGAAGGTTTTTCAACTTTCTTGGTATCTCTTAAAACCAGACATGGGCATTAATGGTGTGgcttataaataaatgtatagaTTGTAATTCTAGTTTTATTTGAGCAATGAACCATAAAAAAGTAAACTAAACTCCATGAACTCCTCATCATAGGCTGCACAGACAAAAGACTGAACAAGGAGAAAAGTGTGAAATACTCAGCTCAGGCGTGTGTAAATACAGAGAGGACAACAGCACAGGGTGGGTGATGAACAAGTGATCCTCACCTACTGTTGCAGAAATGTTAGTGTAGGCAGAGTCATTGGTATATACATAGGAAGAGTTATGGGAGGAAGGGAGCACAGTGTGGTTGTGGATTCTGAGAGCTGGACAAAGACAATGGAGAAAAACAGTGATTCACACCTATATGGACACACAACAGAAGAGAACAGTGAATGAGAGACAATGGGAGGGACGTGGTGTGCAGGTATGAGACAGAGTGATGCTGAGCTGAGTGCACAGTAGCAGCGCTCAAAGAAAACTCAGAGTGACTCCACACATCATGCTCAGGTCTATACCTGATCCCTCTTCAACTTTATCAACTTTATCTATTTTGTTGTAACAAATTTATTATGTAAACCAAGTAACTGTCTTTCAGTCCatcaacaactaaaaaaaaaaaaagccaaagaagCAGAATGATCATCTGTCCCTTACATTTTAATCAGACTTTACCACCTCCAGATCATGAGATACTGTAGCATTTTAAATTCTAAATTACTGAAAACACCAGATATTTTTTTCCAGTCATTTCAGTGACACATCTGACTCTCAAACACAGAGGCATATTTATAAAGCATGATGGCTGTGGCTGGAAGGTGGCTGGTAAAAATCAGCTTGAGACCaaagagagtgaaaaataagacatttaGGTGACGTATTTCCCTGGAGTATATGCACATACTTATGTTACTTCCGTTAACATAGCCTGGTCTGTTTCCAATCAGGTCCCACAGTTCATGGATTCCGTCCACAGCATCGAGAGGCCAATAATGTGAGGCCGTGGCCAACACCTGCAGGCCTGGATGGAGAGTTCATGGATAAACAAACAGCTAGAAAGCCCCCCTCCCCCTCATTAAGCTCTGTCCCATGGCCCACAATCTATTTTACTGACAGTCCAATTTAGATGTTAGACTGATGCTGATAAACTCAACAGCTGTAAAAATTGCGGCAGATGATGTTGATTAACGAGTGAAAAACAGTAACATCCTCTGGTCGGGACTCTGGTTAGAAGGCTCTAAAACACTATGTCTTCAAAGATCGCAATATTTTCCTCCTccagtatataaatatatagtgtTTGAATTTTGCAAAGATATAGCAAGCACAAACAATCACACCATCCATACAAAAGCTGATTACTACCTGGATGCTTCCCATGTAGTTGAGCAAAAACCTACGAGgaaatcaaatgtatttatagAGGCTGCTATACAACAACTGATCAGACTATAATGTGACTGTGTAGAACTATGGTtgttaaagtgtgtttttatgagcTTACCTTAATACAGGAGACAAAGGCCGTAAAAAAGTGAATTCGCAATAAAAAATCCATAGTCTCTGGGAAAAAAAGTACCATATGCAGTATTTTCTGAAACAACTGTTAAATCCTCAAATACAGATGAATCCTGGATGAGTCTCTCATTATTCCAAGATGTGAAAACTTCGGTCCATGCGTCcaaactttaaaatattaataaacaatATCAGTGCTGGGAAAAAAACGAATCAATTTAGTTTTCTggcaaaaggcagaaaaactTCAGACGTTGTCCGTTCATGATTAAATCTGCCCAACAACACCATCCAGAAAATGTCAACCGGTGATCTGCCTTACTTCACTGAGCTAGTACTTGTTTCTTTGAGTTTCTCTGCTTGCATCTGGAAATTACGAGGCGTAAAGAACCTACGTGGGGGAGTACTGTATCTTTGGGCTGAGCATGGGAACTGCTAAACGTGATGTCATGTTTGGATCGTGTGAGGAGGGGCGTCATGGCTGTGCGTAAATGGCAATGTTTGTGCGAAACTGGAGATTGCGCCGGGAATGAATGAGATCAGGATGTGCACTGTGGGATCCAAATAGTGATAATATAAAAGATGCGTATAAACATGCGGTCCCATCACTAGTTGGGTGGTGAATTACAAGACAACACCAATGACTCACTCAGACAgggatgtttttatttgtttgagtATGACtgttacaaaaaacaaaacaatgttttgaaATACTCAGAAATCACTGGAAGGTTTTCATTGGTTCCAGTATGAGAAatgtaatgaataaaaaatcCATTGTTAGTAGAAATATTTAATAGACCTGGTTTATGACATGAGATGTGTGGGTTTTGTATTTGATATCTGTGAGCATCGTTTGAGCGACACTCTCAGGTAAAGGAGTCACCAGACGCACGTAACAGTCCCGTTATCGTGGCCCAGGgtcaacatgaaaacatgtgaAAGTAAACAGCGCCACCGTGTGGCTGCAGTATACTCTTGCTTATCTTTCACCTCATGTGACTGCttggtgtgtttgctgtgaaacTAAGAATCGTCTGATTTATAGACAAAAGCACATTGTGGTTTTTACACtgtcataaaacacaacaaactggTACATGCTGGTAGGCTGCTTTTTCTTATGTATTTTAATAGATGCAATATTATATTCCCTTCAACCTTTTATATAAAAAGATCAGATTGATTTaggttgtttgttttaatggtCCAGTCAAACTgaaccgggggggggggggggggacgacgACTAGTTTCTCTCCTCCTGGGGCGGAGAggcagagcgagagagagagagggagagaggtgggaGGAAAGGCGTGTCCCGGGGACAGAGACATTGTGGATGTGTTACGGGTCTGTTACCCTGGTGCGGTGACAATTATCGACACAGagtagaacaaaaaaaacagtatctttaaatttttatttcGTCGCGATCAGACTTGTTAGAGCTGCGTTTTAGACCTAGTTCTGACAGAGATAAACTTTGACGcgctgtcttcttcttcttctttgtgtcCTAATAACGCTGGGAGCGCAGGCCTGCTGCGTGTCTCGGCTCATCTCATCTCGACCATCTCCTCAGGTGGCTCAATGTTACTCTACACACACGTGATGACCCAGTGGGTGTTTTACTAAAGTTATCCGGCCAGGAGACGAGCTGAGCTGATCGGTGTGATGAAGGACCGACTGGCTGAACTGACTGCTGTAAGTGTCGTTTCCTGCTTTACCTGGACAGGCCTTAACAGGTGACACATCTTGGCTGCACAGTGACTCGCTCATCCAGCATTTTTCGTCCTTACAGAGCAGAACACAAGCAGAGGAGGATGTTGCAGTCACAGTGGATGGAGATGGCTTCATGGAGAACTTTTTCAAAAGGGTGGGTATCACTGTAGCTTCCAGTATGTGCGCTGTTTTCATTATAGGGTGATTCAAGATACTGATTGATTGAtcgattgattgattgattttgttttgtttggctgACTAAGGTGGAAGAAGTCAGAGGTCTCATTGATAAGATCTGCTATCAAGTGGAAGAGGTGAGGAAGATGCACAGCATGATTCTGTCTGCACCCAACCCAGATGACAGTAAGTgtgattttatattaaaaacaagatGGAGACACAGagaatttgaatttaaatgtttttttgtttttgtttttgttttttttttaaagagttgatgtgctttcagttgtcttgaACTGCTTGGTTGGATACTTGAGGCCCAGaatgaaaaaacagcaaatgtctAACTTCCTCTGTTACATTTTCCTCCTCACTGTACATGAATGGCTGTCTGGACGGAAACCTGTGAAGGAAACAGCACAGTTTTGCCCCCAGACCATTGTGTCCTGTAGGCTACTTATCCTGTTAGGGACCTTTTAACAGTTAGAGATTTAAACATGCTgccatttgtaaatgtttgcagGCGTTGTTGTACAACACAAACTCACTgtaattaacaaaaacaatttcCATGTGTTTTACTCGATTTGGAATCGGACCCAATGTAGAAGCGGCACAGATTTAAAGACTTGAAGAACAGGCCCTGGCCTTGTTCAGTGTGTGAGCTTTGGGTTGAGGAGCCCTGCAAGACAAAGACTCCCCAGTTTACAATACCATGACATCATCAGTGATTATGTTTAATGTAACATATTAAAGTGTTCAAGATGTGGAACTGATGAccagtgaaagaaacaaaaggcCTGTGCTTTGTTCCTTATGACCTCTTTTCCAGTATTGCCCCAGGGTTGTTGCTAAGTTACAAGATGAAATCACAGTAAATCCAATATTTACAGGAGGCAGCGTCACCGTGATTAGCTGGAtggcattattttttttcattaacaaaCCCAGTCTGACGTGTTtcccatttgtgtgtgtgaaggaacAAAGGAGCAGCTGGATGCATTGATCAACAATATCAAAGGGAATGCCAATGTGGTGCGAGCGAAGCTAAAATGTGAGTTGAACCATGACGTGACACAACTAGATATTTGCTGACTGTATAAGTAAAACTGATAACTCTCACGACTGTCTCCCTCTGAAGCCATGGAGCAAAGTATGCCCAAAGACGATGTATCTAACAGGTCCTCTGTTGAATTCAGGATCCAGAAAacacaggtgaggaaggaaatCAGCGACTGATACCTACCTCCTCACATACACATGTTCAATTCACCTTAGAGAAGTAAAACTACAATTATTTACCTTAGACGTGTTTGTAAATTgctatttctttgtttttgttttgtgtgtaattaaATTTTGCCTTTTGCATAGAAATAGCCATTAACGTGAACTTGCCCACGTTCTCACCCTctgtcattgtgttttcacTTGTACCTCAGCACACTATCCTGTCCAGGAAGTTTGTGGAGGCCATGACCCAGTACAATGAGACTCAAGTGTCTTTTCGGGAAAGAAGCAAAGCAAGGATCCAGAGACAGCTGGAGATAAGTGAGTGACAAATAATGTCTCCACTAGACCCTCGTGAGGCCAGAAATGATAAGCTATATTTAGGGAATAGTCTTTGAAGCTTACTTATTAAGCTCAATAATTGTTATTGAGGTAAATTGCTGATATAAACACACTAACAGCTTGAATTTGACTGCACATGCAAGATTTGTGAGTGTCAAAATTGTAAATGTGGAGAtaaaagaataacaaataacCCTGAGGCATGTTAGGACAGGATCCAGGAAACAGACCACACCGATTTCCTCCCTGCCTCTCTGGACACTAACCTCACTTCTGATAAACAGAAACTCGCAGCAGGACAGGACGTTTTTACAGATTTCTTCGTGATGCCAggattttctcttttgcagaaACCAAAGTGACAACTAATCACCTAAATACTAGAATTTTTTTATTAAGGCAACTTCAGTGTGCAGTAGTTTGATTAGTAGAACTTATAAAGGAGTAAAAAATACAGTGCAAGACCAGCcactaatataaaaacaacaaaaataaaaggcaagGGTAGTTTGATAAAATCAAAGTAATTAAGTTGTGcttttacagtatatgtaaaacagcaacagtatGTGGCAGCATAATTTACAGACTGTATCTAATTTGAAAGTTGGCATCAAAAACATTCAACAGATGCTATAAATCAGTTTTCGTACTAGGTTATTGGTTTAACTAATAACATGTTCAACCTGTTTATCTTTGTGACCAGACAACCAGTTATATTTGTCATGTCTGTTCTGAATTACAGTgacaaatgcaaagaaaagtgtgtgttaGGTGCATTGTAGTATACCCATACGAATACCACGAGACAatagtaaacagcaaaagctaAGACTGTCTCTTCTGGTCCCTGTGGCCAGCGTTAACGAGAGGCTGCTCCACACTGCAGACCGACAAGCCTGATACCGGAGACGCCtcgctgtgtttgtgttgcctgGGAAACGGGCAGAGGGCCCAGCGGCCTGTGTAACAGTAGTTCACCTGTCTGTGACATGGTCACATGAACCTCCGTCAGCTCTGTCCCACACCTACTCCATTCATTTACGTCATTCAGAAGTGACAGCTTTTATGCTTAAAGTCTATTATTAGGACTAATAGTGGTGTGTTTCACTCTGTGTAGCTCTGTCTCTTGAGGAATAGGCTAAACGAGTgtgacacacagaaaacacctgCACAGAGATTTGTTGCTCTAGGGAGGATGCTGTACAACAGGAGGCATGGTTTCAGGAAAAGacaactttctgttttttggaGTTCcagcaaatgtttttctgtgaggGTTGTCCTTTGTTCCTCTGACACGTCTGATCCTGGCGACAAATACATCCATCATCCATGAATAGACTGAACACCACAGCAGGAGCTGGCTATAATTAGGCATTAAATTATCTAAATGAACAGACCTCTGATAAATGCATCTTAAACACTGGTTCCTCTGACATTTAGACTTTTACATTAATAAAAGTATCACAGTGGCTGCTGACTTCAGTAGTGTCCCTTACTTAAAGGCTGCCAAACCCATGATCAGTTCGTACATATAGAGGGGCATctgaagttgttttttaaaCGATTTAATAAATCAGCTAAGAAGTCAAGGCAGTGTCCCCTGGGAGGATCACAGAGAATATTTTTCAGTCAGCTCAATCAAAACAGCTACAATAGAATGAGGCTTCTTCTCTGCACACAGTGGGCTTtgcacacagcagctgcaaaacacagacacagtctaATGTATTACCCTGGGattaaacacacacgcacgcacgcacgcacgcacacacacagacagtatgTATTGTACCAGCGCTAAGCACAGGCATTTGTTGTTTACATTATTACCATAGTGTATGCCGTCTCTTACTGCTGAGACAGTGCATAAGATAATTCATCTTTTAGTCATAGGTGATGAatgatattatattttttgtatctATAAACTGCTACTAGTTGCATAGAGGGATTGTTATAGTAGTATATGTGCCCTGACATTACTCTTTCATTTCACTACAGGAAAGTTTGAAGGCACTAGATAAAACCAAAATGTCTCCCTCATAATACAGTGGTGGAGAGTGTgcctgtactgtactgtgtgtgccTGATACTGTCAGATCTCGAAAGTTAAGCAGGGCTATGCCTGGTTAGTGCTTGGATGGGAGACTGCCTTAGAAGACCAGGTGCTGCTAGACTCTGTGGTCCTAAGCCAAACTAAatcagagggttgtgtcaggaaggacaTCCAGCctaaaacttgtgccaaatcagtCATGCAGATCATTTGATCCACTGTGGCCACCTCTAATgggagcagctgaaaaacagaaataaaagaacgAGATAATATACACTAGTGAAGGGCAAATATATAGCACTACATGATGCTTGACACAGCCAAG
This genomic window contains:
- the stx2b gene encoding syntaxin-2 isoform X2; the encoded protein is MKDRLAELTASRTQAEEDVAVTVDGDGFMENFFKRVEEVRGLIDKICYQVEEVRKMHSMILSAPNPDDRTKEQLDALINNIKGNANVVRAKLKSMEQSMPKDDVSNRSSVEFRIQKTQHTILSRKFVEAMTQYNETQVSFRERSKARIQRQLEITGRVTTNEELEDMLESGNPSIFTSDIISDSQITRQAVNEIESRHQDIMRLESSIRELHTMFMDMAMLVETQGEMVNNIEKNVSNAAEYICRAKEETKKAVRYQKKSRRKLLCLAMCGVAGLLLVLIIIVGVFE
- the stx2b gene encoding syntaxin-2 isoform X1; translated protein: MKDRLAELTASRTQAEEDVAVTVDGDGFMENFFKRVEEVRGLIDKICYQVEEVRKMHSMILSAPNPDDRTKEQLDALINNIKGNANVVRAKLKSMEQSMPKDDVSNRSSVEFRIQKTQHTILSRKFVEAMTQYNETQVSFRERSKARIQRQLEITGRVTTNEELEDMLESGNPSIFTSDIISDSQITRQAVNEIESRHQDIMRLESSIRELHTMFMDMAMLVETQGEMVNNIEKNVSNAAEYICRAKEETKKAVRYQKKSRRKHIILAFALLILLAVVALIVGLSVGLTKPPV